The uncultured Trichococcus sp. DNA window GCTTTTGAAGGCTGGAAACTGGAAAACCATGATGACCACGGGAATGCTCCTGTTTATGAAATCGAGTTCCAAGGGCATGATGCCGAAGTCAAGATCCACGCTGAGACTGGTGAAGTTTTGGGAGTGGACGGTTAATCAGGTGCAACTTTGATGACCAGCTTCAGACTAACAAAAACGAGCGGCACCCTCACAAGAAAACGTGAGGGTGCCGCTCGTTTTTCCTATCGTCATGATCCAACGTAATAAAACAATTCAAAAGTGAAGGTACCGCTGAAAGATTCCTCGCCAATCTTTTCGAACCCAAAAGAATGGATATTCCAGATGCGTTCCAAGCCCTCGAGCCTTTCGACCAGCCTCTGCAGATTGCCCGCAGCAGTACTGGTCATTTCAACTTCGTAAGTGCTCTTGCGGTAACTTTCATCAAGCCCTTCGATCGGTTCAGGATCTTCTGCACGCGCTACCTGCTGCACGGTGACATTTTCTTCAGCAGCGATCCGTTCCAGAATGACCAGCTCTTGATGGACTTTTTCACCTTCAGGTAAAAATCCCCAAGTCTCTTCATACGTCTGCCGGTAATCATCCAGCAACGTTGTTTCCGGTGGATAATCGGCCTTCAAACTCGTTTGCTCGGCTACTTGCTGCGCTGCAAGATCGGCTCGCTGCTTGATCGGAGCGAGAAAATATACCTGCCCGAAAAGGAGAGCCGCCAGAACCATCAGCCCCATCATGAAGGCCATCACAATGGACAGCCGATCCCATTTCAGCTTCATGAAAGAACCTCCTCTCGCAGCGCCGCTTCGTCGAGTTCCAGCCAGAGTTCAACCGTCGAACCGACTCCATCCAGTTGATTTTCCATGCGGATGAGGTGAACATTCGAAACATAAGCCAACGCCTGAAACTTTTCGACAGTTTCGGAAATCTCCGTGACCGTCAAGCCTCCCAACACCAAGGTGATCTGATTGGTTTCATTTTTATTGAGAATGGTCAGATGCTGTTCCGCATTCGGAACCAACGCCATGACTGCCTTTGTCACGTATGCCATCGGGTATTGCTTCGCTTCAAAAGTGGCTTTGTTCTCTGCCGTTCGTTCCGTCAACTGCGCGTATTCCTGCATTTGCCGCGAAACCCTTAGTTGCTCTGCCTCGGCCTGAAGCCACTCCCGGTCACGTGTTTCCGCTTTTGTGTAATACGCTTGCGCCGAGATGAAATAGATGCCCATCAGCACAAACAGGACAAGGAAAGCACCGCTAAGCACAAAGGGAAGAAAATTCCGCTGTTTTTTTTCAAAAAAATTGACTTCAAACATGTTCATTTTCCTCCTGCACTTTTTTTCTGGTGCGCTTCACTTTTTTCTGCACAACCTGCTTCTCCTTCATTGCGAGCCCGTATAAAGGCAAAAATTTGGAGCTGATTTCTTCAGACGGCTGCAGCAGGTGGATCGGCAGGAAAAAGCGCTGGGACAGTTTATCCCTTACCTTTTCCAAGTAGGGGAAATCGCCCGTCAGCACGATGTCCGTCACGCCTCCATGACCGTTCATCACAGAATAACGATAAAATTCCAACAGCCTTTCCAAAACATCCAGCATATCCGTGATCGTCTCTTCAAAAGTCTCCTGATCGTCCTTCCATATCCATTCGCCTTCCGGGCTGACCTCCCACAAATCCACCAAACGAGCGATGCGCGAATGGCGCGAAAACTTCGGTAAATCGCGGTGAAAAACCATGATTGCATGATCCACAGGGCTCCATTGCAGCACCATCACATGCTTATCCGGGTTCTGTTCGAGTTCATTCTTCTGCCGGATAGTCCGGTACAGACACAGCGAAGAAATATCCGCCAAGACAGGATTCAAGTCTACCTTCTCCAATAAGGATTCGTACTCAAAAATGACTTCCTGCGGGTAGAGCATCAAGAGGATGTTCTGCTCCAGATCGCCAGCTTCAAGCAACTCAAAATGAAAACGTGTCTCCTTGAACGGCGAGCGGATCAGCTGACCCATATGCAGGGCGACGTAAGCCTTGATTTCTGAAGCTGCCAACTGTACCGGTATTTTTTCTTCCCGTACGATGACAAAATCGTCCGGCAAGAGGATGGATGCTGGCGCGTTTTTCCACTTTTTTTCGGTAACCAGCGCGTTCAGGCGATTTTCGAGCAATGATGGATTGATGATCCGCCCTTCATGGAGGATCTCCGTGTCAAACAAAATCTCATTTTTTTCCAATATGGTCCGGGATTGCGCATCCATGACCAAATAGCGGATCCGTCGCTCCAAAAATTCAAAGTAAAGCAATGGTTTTTTCTGAAATAACATCATGTACCTCCTTCCCTATCCGAAACATAAGCAGTGGTCCGACTCAGCTGAAAAACGCCAAGTACCACTGAATCAACGCTTCGCCAAAATAAAAAACAGTCACTGCGGCCAGACCGATATACGGCCCGAACGGTATCGTCATTTTCCGATCGCCACCCTTCAGCTTCATCAGGATCATCCCAACGATTGCTCCGTAAAGCGTGGCCAAAAAGAACAGCAACAAAAAATGAACAGGTCCAAAAATGAAACCCAATAAAGTGAAGTATTTCAGATCACCTGCGCCTATGCCTCCGTTCGATGCGAGGATGACCACGAACACCAAAGCGAAAGCCAGGCCCGATCCCGCTAAGGAGATCCACAAAGACGGCTGCGGATACAGCAAGCGCACCGCCACAAACAAGGGCGTGAAAAACAAAAGCAGCTTGTTGGGGATTTTCCTGTAGGCCAGATCCGATACCGTGACCGGAATGATGAGCGCGATCAGCAGCGCGCCCAGAAGCGTTTGTTCAGTCAAACCATAGCGGTAGTAAGTGAAGGCCGCCAAGAGGCCGGTCGCCAGCTCCATAATCGGGTACAACAGCGAGATTTTCTCCTTGCACTCACGGCACCTGCCGCTTTGGCGCACAAAAGACCAGACCGGAATCAATTCTTTCCAAGTCAAAGTCCGCTGGCAGGTGTCGCAATAGGAACGCGTTTGGGCCAACAACGTCCCGTTCGGCACCCGCAACCCCACCACGTTAAAGAAAGACCCAAATACCAAGCCGTAAATAAAAAAAACAATAGTGACTATTGTATGCATGAAAAAACTCCTAATAAGCAAGAAAGACTCCACGAAGGAGTCTTTCTATGTATTTGAATGGGTGTTGGTTTTATCTGTGCTACTGTTATTTTGTGGCTGTATACTGTCCATCAGCATCTTTTGTAACTGTATATCCAGTATTTTC harbors:
- the pilM gene encoding pilus assembly protein PilM; amino-acid sequence: MLFQKKPLLYFEFLERRIRYLVMDAQSRTILEKNEILFDTEILHEGRIINPSLLENRLNALVTEKKWKNAPASILLPDDFVIVREEKIPVQLAASEIKAYVALHMGQLIRSPFKETRFHFELLEAGDLEQNILLMLYPQEVIFEYESLLEKVDLNPVLADISSLCLYRTIRQKNELEQNPDKHVMVLQWSPVDHAIMVFHRDLPKFSRHSRIARLVDLWEVSPEGEWIWKDDQETFEETITDMLDVLERLLEFYRYSVMNGHGGVTDIVLTGDFPYLEKVRDKLSQRFFLPIHLLQPSEEISSKFLPLYGLAMKEKQVVQKKVKRTRKKVQEENEHV
- a CDS encoding prepilin peptidase produces the protein MHTIVTIVFFIYGLVFGSFFNVVGLRVPNGTLLAQTRSYCDTCQRTLTWKELIPVWSFVRQSGRCRECKEKISLLYPIMELATGLLAAFTYYRYGLTEQTLLGALLIALIIPVTVSDLAYRKIPNKLLLFFTPLFVAVRLLYPQPSLWISLAGSGLAFALVFVVILASNGGIGAGDLKYFTLLGFIFGPVHFLLLFFLATLYGAIVGMILMKLKGGDRKMTIPFGPYIGLAAVTVFYFGEALIQWYLAFFS